The following coding sequences lie in one Musa acuminata AAA Group cultivar baxijiao chromosome BXJ3-1, Cavendish_Baxijiao_AAA, whole genome shotgun sequence genomic window:
- the LOC135629302 gene encoding uncharacterized protein LOC135629302 isoform X1, which produces MDRQPSPEIDGELFDEIYGKEYAGPLCSKSDSATPKGDTNKRPFSGSPSDEEDEPRDPNAVPTDFTSREAKVWEAKAKATERNWKKRKDEEMICKICGERGHFTQGCPSTLGANRKSTDFFERVPARDKNVRALFSDKVINQIEKDIGCKIKLDEKFLFVSGRDRLVLAKGVDAVHKVIQDGKDRKRSPSNSNRYDSRSLDGSPKGSQLRRSESQRSHSSPRSTSRIPGRGFNRERPANDNVRQELRKMSRGSPRAYFNGGGKGHPAPSKSPLHSTSGRDAFKSYDGRNHHTSMHDHSWDIERQRMDSHSEHKFDFSNYPRYLEELESEFKKEIMEIGRIHDQEEDEENYKHRECIRQLREDYMKKLVIMRGMHRKQWKEFLPLDIQRRQQARQTAYNQPSLAEYDLSTRNMQYLGSSLHMDSTNRYQYPGENYSAPRPHEAYGELQRQRHEDFGNAYGRY; this is translated from the exons ATGGATAGACAACCAAGCCCTGAAATAGATGGTGAGCTTTTTGATGAAATTTATGGGAAGGAATATGCTGGTCCTCTGTGTTCAAAATCTGACTCTGCCACACCAAAAGGAGATACAAACAAGAGGCCCTTTTCTGGTAGTCCATCTGATGAGGAAGATGAGCCTCGAGATCCTAATGCTGTACCAACTGATTTTACGAGCAGAGAGGCGAAGGTTTGGGAGGCTAAAGCCAAGGCGACTGAAAGGAactggaagaaaagaaaagatgaagaaATGATATGCAAGATCTGTGGAGAGAGGGGTCATTTTACTCAG GGATGCCCATCTACTCTTGGAGCAAATCGTAAATCCACAGATTTTTTTGAAAGAGTTCCAGCAAGAGACAAGAATGTGAGAGCTCTTTTCTCTGATAAGGTGATAAATCAAATTGAAAAGGATATTGGTTGTAAGATAAAATTGGATGAGAAGTTTCTGTTTGTCAGTGGAAGGGATAGATTAGTTTTGGCAAAAGGTGTAGATGCTGTGCATAAAGTGATTCAGGACGGTAAGGATAGAAAGAGAAGTCCAAGTAATTCAAACAGATATGACTCCAGATCACTTGATGGAAGTCCCAAAGGTTCTCAATTAAGACGCTCTGAATCTCAGAGATCTCATTCTAGTCCTAGAAGCACGTCGCGCATCCCAGGCAGGGGTTTTAACCGGGAAAGGCCCGCAAATGATAATGTACGTCAAGAGCTGCGTAAAATGTCTAGGGGCTCTCCACGAG CTTACTTTAATGGAGGAGGAAAAGGCCATCCAGCTCCATCAAAATCTCCTCTCCATTCGACTTCTGGTCGTGATGCATTTAAATCATATGATGGACGCAATCATCATACTTCAATGCATGACCACAGCTGGGATATTGAGAGACAGAGAATGGATTCCCACTCTGAGCATAAGTTTGACTTTTCTAACTACCCTCGATACTTAGAAGAACTTGAATCAGAATTTAAGAAGGAGATTATGGAGATTGGAAGGATACATGATCAAGAAGAGGATGAAGAGAATTACAAGCACCGTGAG TGCATTAGACAGCTGAGGGAGGATTACATGAAGAAGCTGGTAATTATGAGGGGTATGCACAGGAAGCAGTGGAAAGAATTTCTTCCGCTTGATATCCAAAGGCGGCAACAAGCACGTCAGACTGCCTATAACCAACCATCTTTGGCTGAGTATGATCTGTCTACCAGGAATATGCAGTATCTTGGGTCTAGTTTACATATGGATTCCACAAATAGATACCAATACCCTGGTGAGAACTATTCAGCTCCAAGGCCACATGAGGCATATGGTGAATTACAGCGTCAGAGGCATGAAGATTTTGGGAATGCGTATGGTCGATACTAA
- the LOC135629302 gene encoding uncharacterized protein LOC135629302 isoform X2, translated as MDRQPSPEIDGELFDEIYGKEYAGPLCSKSDSATPKGDTNKRPFSGSPSDEEDEPRDPNAVPTDFTSREAKVWEAKAKATERNWKKRKDEEMICKICGERGHFTQGCPSTLGANRKSTDFFERVPARDKNVRALFSDKVINQIEKDIGCKIKLDEKFLFVSGRDRLVLAKGVDAVHKVIQDGKDRKRSPSNSNRYDSRSLDGSPKGSQLRRSESQRSHSSPRSTSRIPGRGFNRERPANDNVRQELRKMSRGSPRAYFNGGGKGHPAPSKSPLHSTSGRDAFKSYDGRNHHTSMHDHSWDIERQRMDSHSEHKFDFSNYPRYLEELESEFKKEIMEIGRIHDQEEDEENYKHRECLQVVPLNISLLCMVITKYPINLLALLIDINASYSKMGLPKGFFTLKDKNVKDLKHLFPRLDWIIHFPSWYVEGGQLWIRCII; from the exons ATGGATAGACAACCAAGCCCTGAAATAGATGGTGAGCTTTTTGATGAAATTTATGGGAAGGAATATGCTGGTCCTCTGTGTTCAAAATCTGACTCTGCCACACCAAAAGGAGATACAAACAAGAGGCCCTTTTCTGGTAGTCCATCTGATGAGGAAGATGAGCCTCGAGATCCTAATGCTGTACCAACTGATTTTACGAGCAGAGAGGCGAAGGTTTGGGAGGCTAAAGCCAAGGCGACTGAAAGGAactggaagaaaagaaaagatgaagaaATGATATGCAAGATCTGTGGAGAGAGGGGTCATTTTACTCAG GGATGCCCATCTACTCTTGGAGCAAATCGTAAATCCACAGATTTTTTTGAAAGAGTTCCAGCAAGAGACAAGAATGTGAGAGCTCTTTTCTCTGATAAGGTGATAAATCAAATTGAAAAGGATATTGGTTGTAAGATAAAATTGGATGAGAAGTTTCTGTTTGTCAGTGGAAGGGATAGATTAGTTTTGGCAAAAGGTGTAGATGCTGTGCATAAAGTGATTCAGGACGGTAAGGATAGAAAGAGAAGTCCAAGTAATTCAAACAGATATGACTCCAGATCACTTGATGGAAGTCCCAAAGGTTCTCAATTAAGACGCTCTGAATCTCAGAGATCTCATTCTAGTCCTAGAAGCACGTCGCGCATCCCAGGCAGGGGTTTTAACCGGGAAAGGCCCGCAAATGATAATGTACGTCAAGAGCTGCGTAAAATGTCTAGGGGCTCTCCACGAG CTTACTTTAATGGAGGAGGAAAAGGCCATCCAGCTCCATCAAAATCTCCTCTCCATTCGACTTCTGGTCGTGATGCATTTAAATCATATGATGGACGCAATCATCATACTTCAATGCATGACCACAGCTGGGATATTGAGAGACAGAGAATGGATTCCCACTCTGAGCATAAGTTTGACTTTTCTAACTACCCTCGATACTTAGAAGAACTTGAATCAGAATTTAAGAAGGAGATTATGGAGATTGGAAGGATACATGATCAAGAAGAGGATGAAGAGAATTACAAGCACCGTGAG TGCCTACAGGTTGTACCTTTGAATATTTCATTATTATGTATGGTGATAACTAAATATCCTATCAATCTGTTGGCCCTTCTAATTGATATAAACGCAAGTTACTCAAAGATGGGATTGCCCAAAGGGTTTTTCACCTTAAAGGATAAGAATGTAAAAGATCTTAAACATTTGTTTCCGAGGTTAGACTGGATTATTCACTTCCCATCTTGGTATGTGGAAGGTGGTCAACTATGGATTAGGTGTATCATTTGA
- the LOC103996973 gene encoding ATP-citrate synthase beta chain protein 1, with the protein MVVHLPPHHLKSPELSHRNAPHHSGRSPPLLIAGLPSRLIEFPVLHFHDMATGQLFSQKTQALFYNYKQLPIQRMLDFDFLCGRETPSVAGIVNPGSEGFQKLFFGQEEIAIPVHSSIETACTTHPTADVFINFASFRSAAASSMAALNQPTIRVVAIIAEGVPESDTKELIAYARANNKVVIGPATVGGIQAGAFRIGDTAGTLDNIIKCKLYRPGSVGFVSKSGGMSNELYNTIARVTDGIYEGIAIGGDVFPGSTLSDHVLRFNNIPQVKMMVVLGELGGRDEYSLVDALKEGKVQKPVIAWVSGTCARLFKSEVQFGHAGAKSGGELESAQAKNQALREAGAVVPSSYEAFENAIKETFEKLVEGGKIPPVSEVKPPQIPEDLKTAIKSGKVRAPTHIISTISDDRGEEPCYAGVPMSTIIERGYGVGDVISLLWFKRSLPRYCTQFIEICIMLCADHGPCVSGAHNTIVTARAGKDLVSSLVSGLLTIGPRFGGAIDDAARYFKDAYDKGLAPYEFVESMKKKGIRVPGIGHRIKSRDNRDKRVQLLQQYAHTHFPSVKYMEYAVKVETYTLSKANNLVLNVDGAIGSLFLDLLAGSGMFSKQEIDEIVEIGYLNGLFVLARSVGLIGHTFDQKRLKQPLYRHPWEDVLYAK; encoded by the exons ATGGTCGTACACCTCCCGCCGCACCATTTAAAGTCCCCAGAGCTCTCCCACCGAAATGCCCCTCACCACAGCGGACGTTCTCCACCCCTTCTCATCGCGGGCCTTCCCTCGAGATTAATCGA GTTCCCGGTGTTGCATTTCCACGACATGGCCACCGGACAACTATTTTCACAGAAGACACAAGCTTTGTTTTACAACTATAAGCAACTTCCCATACAGAGGATGCTTGATTTTGACTTCCTTTGTG GGAGAGAAACACCTTCTGTGGCTGGAATAGTTAATCCAGGTTCTGAAGGGTTTCAAAAACTATTTTTTGGACAAGAGGAGATTGCAATTCCAGTTCACTCAAG TATTGAAACAGCATGTACAACTCACCCAACTGCTGATGTCTTTATCAACTTTGCAtcatttagaag TGCAGCTGCCTCTTCCATGGCAGCTCTGAATCAACCAACTATTAGAGTTGTAGCCATTATAGCTGAAGGTGTTCCAGAATCAGATACCaaggagttaattgcttatgcaagAGCCaataacaag GTTGTCATTGGTCCTGCTACTGTTGGGGGCATTCAGGCTGGAGCTTTCAGGATTGGTGATACAGCTGGAACTcttgataatataataaaatgcAAGCTCTACAGGCCTGGGTCAGTTGGATTTGTGTCTAAATCG GGAGGAATGTCAAATGAGCTTTACAACACAATTGCACGTGTAACGGATGGAATTTATGAGG GAATTGCAATTGGAGGAGATGTTTTTCCTGGTTCCACCCTTTCTGACCATGTTCTGCGGTTTAACAATATCCCTCAG GTAAAAATGATGGTTGTGCTGGGGGAACTGGGTGGTAGAGATGAGTATTCACTAGTTGACGCTTTAAAAGAAGGAAAAGTTCAAAAACCAGTGATTGCTTGGGTTAGTGGAACCTGTGCTCGGCTCTTCAAGTCAGAAGTTCAGTTTGGTCATGCT GGTGCTAAAAGTGGTGGTGAATTGGAATCAGCACAAGCAAAAAACCAGGCACTAAGAGAAGCTGGAGCAGTTGTTCCCTCTTCTTATGAAGCTTTCGAAAATGCAATCAAAGAAACTTTTGAGAAACTG GTGGAAGGAGGAAAGATACCACCTGTATCTGAAGTCAAACCCCCTCAAATTCCTGAGGACCTCAAGACTGCAATAAAAAGTGGGAAGGTCCGGGCTCCAACTCATATCATTTCGACCATCTCAGATGATAGAG GTGAAGAACCATGTTATGCTGGTGTACCTATGTCTACTATTATTGAACGAGGTTATGGTGTTGGTGATGTAATCTCTCTCTTGTGGTTCAAACGTAGTCTTCCCCGTTATTGCACCCAATTCATCGAG ATATGTATAATGCTATGTGCTGATCATGGTCCTTGCGTTTCTGGTGCTCATAATACAATAGTTACAGCAAGAGCTGGAAAGGATTTAGTTTCCAGTCTTGTATCAG GGTTGCTTACAATTGGTCCTCGATTTGGTGGTGCAATTGATGATGCTGCTCGATACTTCAAGGATGCATATGACAAA GGTCTCGCTCCTTACGAGTTTGTTGAAAGTATGAAAAAGAAGGGCATTCGTGTACCTGGGATAGGGCACAG GATTAAAAGTAGAGACAACAGAGACAAGAGAGTACAGCTTCTGCAACAGTATGCGCATACTCATTTCCCATCTGTAAAGTACATGGAATATGCTGTTAAAGTTGAGACCTATACTCTCTCCAAGGCCAACAACTTGGTTCTGAATGTGGATGGGGCAATTGGATCTCTTTTCTTGGATCTTTTGGCTGGTAGTGGAATGTTCAGCAAACAAGAGATTGATGAGATCGTTGAGATTGGTTACCTAAATGGTCTCTTTGTGTTGGCACGCTCTGTTGGTCTGATTGG GCATACCTTTGATCAGAAGAGATTGAAACAGCCACTCTATCGTCATCCATGGGAAGATGTTTTGTACGCAAAATGA